A region of Mammaliicoccus sp. Dog046 DNA encodes the following proteins:
- a CDS encoding GNAT family N-acetyltransferase — translation MNILPLNHIDEISTYILDKNAENKNYVEFIPRTLDEIKLKLTNTFDEQSFYYMEDNQEIVGILGFEKIDTHEVNVWGPIVNDTSDETLNALEEMWKLLLSNHPDVQFCHIALHKDHQLNNSKLKRLHAGYVKTHYTLEIQQPPLAIDEHHQMTPYSKPYYYAFHKLHANSFKDSDISADDIIHTLGDNHALYLYIAEGLVKGYIYSSIQTSEQLATIPYLASHHDYRKQGIAFQMIHYATTEAFKHEDVQTVRIHVDSKKHEQIQLLYEKIGFKIVDETHHFKYVHTY, via the coding sequence GTGAACATTCTGCCACTTAATCATATTGATGAAATTTCAACGTATATTTTAGACAAAAATGCTGAAAATAAAAACTATGTAGAGTTTATACCACGCACATTGGATGAAATAAAGTTAAAATTAACGAATACCTTTGACGAGCAATCATTCTATTATATGGAAGACAATCAGGAAATTGTTGGCATACTTGGTTTCGAAAAAATAGATACACACGAAGTAAATGTGTGGGGACCAATTGTTAACGACACGTCTGATGAAACATTAAATGCACTTGAAGAAATGTGGAAGTTACTATTAAGTAATCATCCTGATGTACAATTTTGTCATATCGCCCTTCATAAAGATCATCAATTAAATAATAGTAAACTTAAAAGATTACATGCGGGATACGTTAAGACACATTACACATTAGAAATTCAGCAACCCCCATTAGCAATTGATGAGCATCATCAAATGACACCGTATAGTAAACCATATTATTATGCATTTCATAAATTACATGCTAACAGCTTTAAAGATAGTGATATTTCCGCTGACGACATCATTCATACGCTTGGTGACAATCACGCACTTTATCTATATATCGCTGAAGGATTAGTTAAAGGATACATTTATTCGTCCATCCAAACGTCTGAACAGTTAGCAACAATTCCATACTTAGCCTCTCATCACGATTATAGAAAACAAGGCATTGCCTTTCAGATGATTCACTATGCGACGACGGAAGCATTTAAACATGAAGATGTCCAAACGGTTCGCATACATGTAGACAGCAAAAAGCATGAACAAATTCAATTGTTATACGAAAAAATAGGTTTTAAAATTGTAGATGAAACACATCATTTTAAATACGTTCATACCTATTAA